The following are from one region of the Peromyscus leucopus breed LL Stock chromosome 18, UCI_PerLeu_2.1, whole genome shotgun sequence genome:
- the Ormdl2 gene encoding ORM1-like protein 2, protein MNVGVAHSEVNPNTRVMNSRGIWLAYIILVGLLHVVLLSIPFFSIPVVWTLTNVIHNLAMYIFLHTVKGTPFETPDQGKARLLTHWEQMDYGLQFTSSRKFLSISPIVLYLLASFYTKYDAAHFLINTASLLSVLLPKLPQFHGVRLFGINKY, encoded by the exons ATGAATGTGGGGGTGGCACACAGCGAAGTGAACCCCAACACTCGAGTGATGAATAGTCGGGGCATCTGGCTGGCCTACATCATCTTGGTAGGACTGCTGCATGTGGTTCTGCTCAGCATCCCTTTCTTCAGCATTCCTGTTGTCTGGACCCTGACCAACGTCATCCATAACCTG gcaATGTACATCTTCCTACATACAGTGAAAGGGACACCCTTCGAGACCCCTGACCAAGGAAAGGCTCGGCTGTTGACACACTGGGAGCAGATGGACTATGGGCTACAGTTTACCTCCTCCCGGAAGTTCCTCAGCATCTCTCCTATTGTACT CTACCTACTGGCCAGCTTCTACACCAAGTATGACGCTGCTCATTTCCTCATCAACACTGCCTCACTGCTCAGCGTACTGCTGCCTAAGCTACCCCAATTCCACGGGGTTCGTCTCTTTGGAATCAACAAATACTGA